The region AACGCATTGCCGAACTAGAGGAGGGGAAGAAACGGCCACCTCCTTTTGCCAAGCCCAATAAGCGCAGGGATACGGAGCCACGTCCTCCTCGGCGCAAGCGGAGAGCGGAGTGCAACCGTGGTCGAAGGCGGGAAACCCCGACTAGGGTGGTAAGCCATGCCTTGGAGCGCTGTCCTGACTGTGGCTATGAGTTGTACGGTCACAGTGTGGCGCGTCGGCGTCAGGTGATCGATCTGCCGCCTCCACAGGCTGTGGAGGTGACGGAGCATCGCGTCATCAAACGGTGGTGCCCCAAGTGTGGGCGGTGGCATACGCCGCAGTTGGATTTGCGCGGGCAGGTGTTAGGGCAGGGCCGGATCGGGGTGCGCTTGGTCAGTGTGATCGCCTATCTGCGCACGAGGTTGCGTTTGCCCTATCGCTTGATTCAGGAGTACCTGCAGAGCATGCACCAGGTACAACTCAGCGTTGGGGAGTTGGTGGAGGTGCTGGAGCAGCTGCGGCAGAAGGCGGAGCCGACGCTACAATCCTTACGCGCGCAGATGTGGAGCAGTGCCGTGGTGCACATGGATGAGACCGGATGGCGTGAGGATGGGCGGAATGGGTATCTCTGGGGTTGTAGTACGCCTGGGTCGGAGGGGGTGCGCTACTACGAATATGACTGGAGCCGTGCACATGGGGTGGTGAGGAGGCTGCTTGGGGCGCAATTCCGGGGCATTCTGAGCAGTGATTTCTATGGCGCTTACAACGTGTACCTAGGTCGGCATCAACGCTGTTGGGCGCATCT is a window of Chloroflexota bacterium DNA encoding:
- a CDS encoding IS66 family transposase, which gives rise to MTLEEEVVALRAENNTLRAQVAALQEELELAQERIAELEEGKKRPPPFAKPNKRRDTEPRPPRRKRRAECNRGRRRETPTRVVSHALERCPDCGYELYGHSVARRRQVIDLPPPQAVEVTEHRVIKRWCPKCGRWHTPQLDLRGQVLGQGRIGVRLVSVIAYLRTRLRLPYRLIQEYLQSMHQVQLSVGELVEVLEQLRQKAEPTLQSLRAQMWSSAVVHMDETGWREDGRNGYLWGCSTPGSEGVRYYEYDWSRAHGVVRRLLGAQFRGILSSDFYGAYNVYLGRHQRCWAHLLRDLHRLKEEHSSEEEVVTWAKDVRALYDEAQEFIQACGKPSQAEREKQYRAFLERLQRLGLAYAQVKKHPCQALAKRVLRHQDELFLFVLVDGLSADNNLAERSLRPLVVARKISGGTRSSRGSRITLALASLF